From Montipora foliosa isolate CH-2021 chromosome 6, ASM3666993v2, whole genome shotgun sequence, a single genomic window includes:
- the LOC138007534 gene encoding solute carrier family 25 member 44-like has translation MPEEVKQIEWQHIDKVTYYTLGSAFFVGLNAILYPADVIKTRLQVQRANSLYKGTSDAIFKTVKSEGLKGLYKGFLVSQLTVLTGHFYVTSYEISRSQMSFFGDGSRGFIAGGFAAVAEQFLSNPIEVVSQKLMIQGQGKSNAKLKGATLISLDVFKEQGMGGFYRGFLASLLTGALWSAVWWGSYGVYLDVLGHLAPDGTSHLLIQGLSGGLSGVNAAILGNPLDIVKTRLQVEGERSIVKAFQDLLKKEGPKSLTKGMLASIVSWVPSSVVMIAGYETVKKLSLKEDALPLFS, from the exons ATGCCCGAGGAAGTTAAACAAATAGAATGGCAACATATCGACAAGGTCACGTATTATACTTTAGGGAGTGCTTTTTTTGTCGGTTTAAACGCAATTTTGTATCCAGCAGACGTGATCAAAACCCGACTTCAAGTTCAACGAGCCAATTCATTGTACAAAGGTACATCGGACGCTATATTCAAAACAGTCAAATCCGAAGGACTAAAAGGCTTGTACAAAGGATTTTTGGTCAGCCAGCTCACCGTCTTAACAGGGCATTTTTACGTGACGAGCTATGAAATTTCGCGATCGCAGATGTCTTTTTTCGGAGACGGTTCACGTGGTTTCATAGCCGGCGGGTTTGCGGCTGTGGCAGAACAGTTCTTGTCGAATCCAATCGAAGTAGTTTCTCAGAAACTCATGATCCAAGGGCAGGGAAAGAGCAACGCAAAACTTAAAGGAGCGACGCTTATTTCTTTAGATGTCTTCAAAGAACAGGGAATGGGAGGGTTTTACCGTGGATTTCTTGCCTCTCTATTGACAGGGGCATTGTGGAGTGCTGTATGGTGGGGATCGTATGGGGTGTATCTAGACGTGCTTGGGCATTTAGCCCCAGATGGCACCTCTCACCTGCTCATTCAGGGTCTTTCAGGAGGACTTTCGGGAGTCAATGCAGCAATACTTGGGAATCCTCTTGATATAGTGAAAACTAGACTTCAG GTTGAAGGTGAGAGATCAATAGTAAAGGCCTTCCAAGATCTTCTGAAGAAAGAAGGACCCAAGTCTTTGACGAAAGGAATGCTTGCTAGTATCGTGTCATGGGTCCCCTCAAGTGTTGTTATGATAGCTGGCTACGAGACAGTGAAAAAACTAAGCCTCAAGGAGGATGCTCTTCCCTTGTTCAGTTGA
- the LOC138007533 gene encoding selenocysteine insertion sequence-binding protein 2-like, with the protein MNNGQKDSGKFHLPTKLSAAVPEFVPSRITLKSNLSPLVPEFQPSVSLTPPGSSPHHGDQGSSFTLPTEVPEFHFSGSLTPPPPQSNPRVQQQSKHASEQNKEHSVLENDANDSSNNKSFSKESQKRRQKKKKELGECTEQGEKNHLSRHSLTANQVLSDKSLNKVCSEENNDWVGLRVSSGLQQNLSSVSPHHETPTVSLKSDVNTGSINDEDTMNKRCVALSLTMSYSDKLKSPAPNKNVTSNQPMKEKYLAKNFAAESFNQKDKKKFLSYDSTSKRAVNINDGKNGVKSGNRFYDHSREEEKYHDKGKCGDTARLHSADRNQIKRNGSYRKLKSDTDDNWRIKRDFDPQVVSKTDSFIGVKNHSTGFLKKRTPEPEEITVDLQHIQKCDELECNQGVGHDVVHKKGKALTKSNNLNNLSASRTGPAASALSFKSPVSKANINLLSDSQEHGMIQVNNSSFTDQNSIRVGGDFPDLKESENKIKSPSIEMEVKGVRTNSGSSPRPSVPMSYSAALRSIPQPKVIHAWESEPSNTPQAGILKVPPQAIVSEVENEARQGESMEKTKKKKKKKKTEEGAEKPKENIPKKRTQKPIEFDLGIMLQTISKSPAKNFEKPSKKSVVSTRVLHHDAKPIKSPYTKVENKIPHNMLDSTAPLVKRGKERETPARKKPSPLKKIILKEREEKKKARETTEADDIDKIVDDMDVVTSRANNNAKDVIPEEVQSPSEDDKIKLVNGEGFAPSHHEIAAKIHSRRFREYCSQVQDKEVDSVASELLKELVRFQDRQFHRDPIKAKAKRRFVLGLREVSKHLKLRKLKCVIISSNVERIKSEGGLDEALQGIIALCQENLVPVVYALKRQSLGKVLLKKVPVSIVGIFNYDGAEEYFKKLIDLTQRTKQAYTEKWEETRERLAVSLQLSGTKNTEFECKESAEVDVPNMITDVATENSDENGSRDDDSESENEDVITKNEESDLHVVIQDFKLLVTES; encoded by the exons ATGAATAATGGACAAAAGGATTCAGGG AAATTCCATCTTCCCACCAAACTATCAGCAGCGGTTCCTGAGTTTGTTCCCAGCAGGATAACACTCAAATCTAACCTGTCACCGTTAGTCCCAGAATTCCAGCCTTCGGTATCGTTGACCCCTCCTGGGTCATCACCTCACCACGGTGATCAGGGTTCTAGCTTCACCCTTCCAACTGAAGTCCCAGAATTTCACTTTTCAGGATCATTAACTCCACCACCTCCTCAGTCTAACCCAAGGGTGCAACAGCAAAGCAAACATGCAAGTGAACAGAATAAGGAACATAGTGTTTTAGAGAATGATGCAAATGACTCTTCAAACAACAAGAGCTTTTCAAAGGAGAGTCAGAAaaggagacaaaaaaagaaaaaggaacttGGTGAGTGTACTGAACAAGGAGAGAAGAATCATTTAAGCAGACATAGCTTGACTGCCAACCAGGTACTATCAGACAAATCACTGAATAAAGTTTGTTCAGAAGAAAACAATGATTGGGTCGGATTGAGAGTCTCATCTGGCTTGCAACAAAACTTGTCCTCAGTATCTCCTCATCATGAAACGCCTACTGTGAGTCTCAAATCTGATGTTAATACTGGAAGCATCAATGATGAGGACACTATGAACAAAAGGTGTGTGGCACTCAGCTTAACTATGAGCTATAGTGATAAGCTAAAAAGCCCAGCACCTAACAAAAATGTGACCAGCAACCAgccaatgaaagaaaaatatttggcaAAGAATTTTGCTGCAGAAAGTTTCAATCAGAAGgacaaaaagaaatttctgtctTACGACAGCACAAGCAAAAGAGCTGTCAACATTAACGATGGAAAGAATGGTGTGAAAAGTGGAAACAGGTTTTATGATCATTCTAGGGAAGAAGAGAAATATCATGACAAAGGAAAATGTGGGGACACAGCAAGATTACATTCTGCAGATCGAAACCAAATAAAGAGAAATGGTAGTTACAGGAAACTGAAAAGTGATACGGATGACAACTGGAGAATAAAAAGGGATTTTGACCCTCAAGTTGTGAGCAAGACAGACTCATTTATAGGTGTCAAGAATCACAGCACTGGATTTCTGAAGAAAAGAACTCCTGAACCTGAGGAGATTACTGTAGATTTACAACATATACAGAAGTGTGACGAATTAGAATGCAACCAAGGGGTTGGTCATGATGTTGTGCACAAGAAGGGCAAAGCTTTGACGAAGTCTAACAATTTAAATAACTTAAGTGCCAGCAGAACAGGACCAGCAGCATCGGCATTAAGTTTTAAAAGTCCAGTGTCAAAAGCAAACATTAACTTGCTCTCTGATTCTCAGGAACATGGAATGATTCAAGTAAACAACTCATCTTTTACAGACCAAAACAGTATAAGAGTGGGAGGGGATTTCCCTGACTTaaaagaaagtgaaaataaaattaaaagtcCCTCAATAGAAATGGAAGTTAAGGGTGTGCGTACAAACAGTGGCAGCTCTCCAAGGCCTTCAGTTCCAATGTCATACAGTGCTGCATTGAGGTCAATACCACAACCAAAG GTCATTCATGCATGGGAAAGTGAACCATCCAACACACCACAGGCAGGAATTCTCAAGGTTCCACCACAAGCCATTGTAAGTGAGGTAGAAAATGAAGCAAGGCAAGGCGAGTCAATGGAAAAgacgaagaagaaaaagaagaaaaagaaaactgaagaaGGTGCAGAAAAACCAAAGGAAAACATTCCCAAAAAGCGCACACAGAAGCCTATTGAGTTTGATCTGGGAATTATGCTTCAAACAATTTCA AAAAGCCCTGCAAAAAACTTTGAGAAGCCTAGCAAAAAAAGCGTGGTATCGACACGTGTCCTCCATCATGATGCCAAACCTATAAAGAGTCCATAcacaaaagttgaaaataaa ATCCCACATAACATGCTGGACTCCACTGCTCCTTTGGTAAAACGAGGCAAAGAAAGAGAAACTCCAGCCAGGAAGAAACCCAGCCCCCTCAAGAAG ATTATTTTGAAAGAGagagaagagaagaaaaaagcgaGGGAAACAACTGAAGCGGATGACATTGATAAAATTGTTGATGACATGGATGTTGT AACAAGCAGGGCCAACAATAATGCCAAGGATGTTATACCAGAGGAAGTGCAAAGTCCTTCAGAAG ACGACAAGATAAAGTTGGTCAATGGAGAAGGGTTTGCACCATCACATCATGAGATAGCTGCTAAAATTCACAGTCGTCGATTTAGAGA GTACTGTTCTCAGGTTCAGGACAAGGAGGTAGATTCTGTTGCCTCTGAGCTGTTGAAAGAACTTGTTCGCTTTCAGGACAGACAGTTTCACAGAGATCCAATCAAG GCTAAGGCTAAGAGAAGATTTGTCCTGGGCTTGAGGGAGGTCAGCAAGCACTTGAAGTTAAGAAAATTGAAATGTGTCATTATTTCTTCAAATGTTGAACGAATCAAATCAGAAG GAGGCTTAGATGAAGCCCTCCAGGGCATAATAGCCTTGTGTCAGGAGAATCTGGTCCCTGTTGTGTATGCGCTTAAGCGTCAGTCATTGGGGAAAGTTTTGTTAAAGAAAGTTCCTGTCAGTATTGTTGGGATTTTTAACTATGATGGAGCAGAG GAATATTTTAAGAAACTTATTGACTTAACTCAGAGAACAAAGCAAGCCTACACAGAAAAGTGGGAAGAAACTCGTGAAAGGCTTGCGGTGTCACTGCAGTTGTCAG GTACTAAAAATACTGAATTTGAGTGCAAAGAAAGTGCTGAGGTAGATGTTCCAAACATGATTACTGATGTGGCAACTGAAAACAGTGATGAGAACGGCAGCAGAGATGATGATAGTGAAAGTGAAAATGAGGATGTTATCacgaaaaatgaagaaagtgacCTACATGTTGTAATTCAGGATTTTAAATTATTGGTAACAGAGTCATAA
- the LOC138007532 gene encoding beta-1,3-galactosyltransferase 5-like, with the protein MMGRLTIRFFKKSFTLLLICMAFLLSVRIWRVWNEISLNMNRMNLIPTRVREGRRQSHASLSGNETKQRIVQQHIHRTKLLSTVICPSTLYLLILVSTNVGNFDRRHLIRKTWGAQYSIDTKWKTVFLLGKNNNEEEMKVAQKESKLYGDMVQADYFEHFWNMSYKVAMGFEWSVKYCSFRYLLKSDDDVFVNTFGLMDFLSKFTTPRKKFYTGNVMVGSVVLRNGRYGVSLEEYNGTVYKPYCSGGGYVLSRDVVERFMTYFDYLRPLKIDDAYIGLLADRAGIKVTHNSDFRMYEDKCEYKITTLVQHPARGDCAVKLYNKMIDNILA; encoded by the coding sequence ATGATGGGAAGACTGACTATTCGCTTCTTCAAAAAGTCTTTTACTCTGTTGTTAATATGTATGGCGTTTTTGCTATCAGTGCGTATATGGCGAGTTTGGAACGAAATAAGCTTAAACATGAATCGCATGAATTTAATACCCACAAGAGTTCGAGAAGGAAGAAGACAGTCTCACGCATCATTGTCCGGTAACGAAACAAAACAACGTATTGTTCAACAACATATTCATCGAACTAAATTATTAAGCACTGTAATTTGTCCAAGCACGCTGTATCTTCTCATTCTGGTCTCTACGAATGTTGGAAATTTCGACCGCCGTCATTTAATTCGCAAGACGTGGGGCGCTCAATACTCCATCGACACGAAATGGAAAACCGTGTTTCTGCTGGGGAAAAACAATAACGAAGAAGAAATGAAAGTAGCCCAAAAGGAATCCAAGCTTTACGGCGACATGGTGCAAGCTGACTATTTCGAGCATTTTTGGAATATGAGTTACAAAGTTGCGATGGGTTTCGAATGGTCCGTGAAATATTGCTCGTTTCGCTATTTGCTGAAGTCGGACGATGATGTTTTTGTAAACACGTTTGGCCTCATGGACTTTTTAAGCAAATTCACGACCCCAAGGAAGAAATTTTACACTGGAAACGTCATGGTCGGTAGTGTTGTCTTAAGAAATGGAAGATATGGAGTGTCGCTTGAGGAATACAATGGAACGGTTTACAAGCCATATTGCAGCGGTGGAGGATACGTATTATCACGGGATGTGGTCGAAAGATTTATGACCTACTTTGACTATTTGAGGCCACTTAAGATTGACGACGCATATATCGGTTTACTTGCTGATCGGGCTGGTATCAAAGTGACTCACAATTCTGATTTCCGAATGTATGAGGACAAGTGTGAATATAAGATCACCACACTAGTGCAACACCCTGCCAGGGGCGACTGTGCTGTCAAGCTTTATAACAAAATGATCGACAATATTTTGGCTTGA